The proteins below come from a single [Synechococcus] sp. NIES-970 genomic window:
- a CDS encoding putative aminotransferase: MPTDKPIYLDYHATTPVDPRVAEKVMAAMTGQFGNASSVDHVVGDRSREAIEQAKQHIADLVNCRPKEIIFTSGATESINLAIQGTILHHGKQGKLPRIAISAVEHKAVLDTCHYLEQQGRIELITLPVDRDANLDLNTVENICRNGLDLLCIMAANNEVGTIYPIELIGAIAKRYSVPFFCDASQAIGKIPINFTDWGITLLALSGHKLYAPQGVGALIHKTDHPLEAILFGGGQQQGLRPGTLNLPGIVGLGEACHLRQLEMEQDEKAIAAKRNYLQTQLTQAIPEIVVNGNQFQRLAGNIHISIPEIPNSAIIARIRNQLAISTGSACSSGTVTPSHVLRAMNLPDTLIDGALRIGIGKFTTDEEIAAVADILTQSIKKVRSLLSE; encoded by the coding sequence ATGCCGACCGATAAGCCTATCTACCTCGATTACCACGCCACAACCCCGGTTGATCCTAGAGTTGCCGAAAAAGTCATGGCAGCGATGACCGGTCAATTTGGTAATGCTAGCAGTGTGGATCATGTCGTGGGCGATCGCAGTCGAGAAGCCATAGAACAAGCCAAACAACACATTGCCGATCTAGTTAACTGCCGACCCAAAGAAATCATATTCACCTCTGGCGCAACAGAAAGCATTAACCTTGCCATTCAGGGAACCATTTTGCACCACGGAAAACAGGGCAAACTTCCCCGTATCGCTATTTCTGCCGTAGAACATAAAGCTGTCCTTGATACCTGTCATTACCTCGAACAACAAGGACGCATCGAACTGATTACATTGCCCGTAGACCGTGACGCAAATCTTGACCTCAATACCGTCGAGAACATTTGCCGCAACGGCTTAGACCTGCTCTGCATCATGGCAGCAAATAACGAAGTGGGAACCATCTACCCCATCGAACTCATTGGGGCGATCGCCAAACGATATTCCGTACCTTTTTTCTGTGACGCATCCCAAGCCATAGGCAAAATTCCCATAAACTTCACTGATTGGGGCATTACCTTGTTAGCACTGTCTGGCCATAAACTCTACGCCCCCCAAGGCGTCGGTGCACTCATCCACAAAACCGATCACCCCCTCGAAGCAATTCTGTTTGGTGGAGGACAGCAGCAAGGATTACGCCCCGGCACATTGAATCTACCCGGTATCGTCGGACTGGGTGAAGCCTGCCATTTACGCCAGTTAGAAATGGAGCAAGACGAAAAGGCGATCGCCGCCAAACGTAATTACCTCCAAACCCAACTCACCCAAGCGATTCCCGAAATTGTCGTTAATGGCAATCAATTCCAGCGTCTCGCCGGAAACATACACATCTCCATTCCAGAAATTCCTAATAGTGCAATTATTGCCCGTATTCGCAATCAACTTGCTATTTCCACTGGATCAGCCTGTTCTAGTGGAACCGTTACTCCATCCCATGTTCTCAGGGCGATGAATTTACCTGATACCTTGATTGACGGAGCCTTAAGAATTGGGATTGGCAAATTTACCACAGACGAAGAAATAGCAGCCGTCGCAGATATCTTGACTCAATCGATTAAGAAAGTGCGATCCCTATTATCTGAATGA
- the addA gene encoding ATP-dependent nuclease subunit A yields the protein MPLTEQQKAAVISKTSVSITAGAGTGKTHMLAARYLHHLNNDGLSPLEVVAMTFTEKAATELRARIRQAIAQEHPDRFDWLAEVEAAQISTFHAVAMRICREHPEAAGVPATFQPLDEWEGSIWQTEQLNLALAEMPAELYGEIPYSTLKMAIAALLGDPLSAREALERSREDWLPTLQDKQQRVIKNLLASETWQETQAIIAQYQGAPGDKLEQVRQTLAELMVDLERSREDITSDRFQSTLRALQTLKVGSGGAKKNWPSEDALKTVRSQAIACRDFVQKFPDISLLGLTLGELDKRETQWVTTLQGAFQWVEQRLKEIKQQARVLDFNDLEIYALQALEDPTVRDYYKDRWRAYLIDEFQDTNPTQGKLLEALTGRSEEQSKLTIVGDDKQSIYGFRRADVEVFRAWRSQLKNGVSLTTSFRTHENLVNNINTVFRPVLGELHQDLDAHREEAPHDPLHLEIYRFAPEEKIGIAEARKVEAQQIAQLIYDMLSQGLEVWDKPTGELRAIAPKDIAILSRTWEPLDIYSQALAQWQIPFLQSSGGNLLDTHEALDGLSLLQFIANPNDDLALVAVLRSPFFTLSDRLLYELRFREKNQKCWSRLKESDRPEVQKRVAILKQLLNKRNILTPSQLLQLADRLTGYSAVIANLPQATRRLADWQGFLELLRYLEQGTGDVLSVVRRLQRFQRHQIKIPRPPLEAADAVSLMTIHAAKGLEWSVVIVPDLTRKLSNTSAGILFDPEFGVALKQRDDQGKLQKSALFQLLEGNQKERENAEAKRVLYVALTRARDHLILTMPKEKGGALDLLQLDPENFPIKEISPDLCPPTESWQKDDKKHHSSELQPLPELLLDPARSNGIELPMTALTTYARCPQRFYFEQIIRHPGWREGESNYAAAIGSLTHTALEKNYLTIEQLDFHNQEPKLPPDKVAEALSLAHTFRTDPVFATVQQGDQEVALELHQNQLILNGRVDLIGEDFVLDVKTDGQINPAEHRFQLWAYARAAQKPRAYIAYLRKPHLYSFTPQDLEAIDQEAKTLMQQIIQRDYTPNPETKHCSYCAYSQICDAGKDVLAEGLR from the coding sequence ATGCCTTTAACTGAACAACAAAAAGCCGCCGTTATCTCAAAAACCAGTGTCAGCATCACTGCTGGGGCCGGGACTGGAAAAACGCACATGTTGGCCGCCCGCTATCTTCATCACCTGAATAATGATGGGCTTTCCCCTTTAGAGGTGGTGGCGATGACCTTTACGGAAAAAGCAGCCACGGAATTACGGGCCAGGATTCGTCAGGCGATCGCCCAGGAACACCCAGATAGATTTGACTGGCTGGCTGAGGTAGAGGCCGCCCAAATTAGTACCTTCCACGCGGTGGCGATGCGCATCTGTCGGGAACATCCTGAAGCGGCGGGTGTACCCGCAACGTTTCAACCCCTCGATGAATGGGAAGGGAGTATTTGGCAGACGGAACAGTTAAACCTGGCCCTGGCGGAGATGCCAGCAGAACTTTATGGGGAGATTCCCTATTCCACTCTAAAAATGGCGATCGCCGCCCTGCTTGGTGATCCTCTGAGTGCCCGTGAAGCCCTAGAAAGAAGTCGTGAAGATTGGCTACCTACTTTGCAAGATAAACAGCAGCGGGTGATCAAAAATCTGTTAGCCAGTGAAACTTGGCAAGAGACTCAAGCCATTATCGCTCAATACCAAGGAGCGCCTGGAGATAAGTTAGAACAAGTGCGCCAAACCCTGGCAGAGTTGATGGTAGACCTGGAACGTAGCCGAGAAGATATCACAAGCGATCGCTTCCAAAGCACTCTACGAGCACTGCAAACCCTAAAAGTGGGCAGTGGGGGAGCGAAAAAAAATTGGCCCAGTGAAGATGCGCTCAAAACAGTGCGTAGTCAGGCGATCGCCTGTCGGGATTTTGTCCAGAAATTTCCTGATATCTCATTACTGGGTCTGACTTTAGGTGAGTTGGATAAACGGGAAACCCAATGGGTCACTACTTTACAAGGTGCTTTTCAGTGGGTAGAGCAACGATTAAAAGAAATCAAGCAGCAAGCCAGGGTGTTGGATTTTAATGATCTAGAAATTTATGCTCTGCAAGCCCTTGAAGACCCTACTGTGCGGGATTATTACAAAGACCGTTGGCGGGCCTATCTTATTGATGAATTTCAGGATACCAACCCTACCCAAGGGAAATTACTTGAAGCCTTGACGGGGAGAAGTGAAGAGCAAAGTAAACTCACAATTGTTGGTGATGATAAGCAGTCGATCTATGGATTCCGGCGGGCTGATGTGGAGGTTTTTCGCGCTTGGCGATCGCAATTAAAGAATGGCGTGTCCCTAACAACCAGTTTTCGCACCCATGAGAATTTAGTCAACAATATCAATACCGTATTTCGCCCTGTCCTCGGGGAACTTCACCAGGATTTAGATGCTCATCGTGAAGAAGCACCCCACGATCCGCTCCATTTAGAGATTTATCGCTTTGCCCCAGAAGAAAAAATAGGGATCGCCGAGGCCCGCAAGGTAGAAGCTCAACAAATCGCCCAATTGATCTATGACATGCTCTCCCAAGGGCTCGAAGTTTGGGATAAACCGACAGGAGAACTAAGGGCGATCGCCCCGAAAGATATTGCAATTCTCTCTCGCACCTGGGAACCTCTGGATATCTATAGCCAGGCTCTGGCCCAATGGCAGATCCCTTTCCTCCAATCTAGTGGCGGTAATCTTTTGGATACCCATGAAGCCCTGGATGGTCTTTCTCTGCTCCAATTCATTGCCAACCCCAATGATGATCTGGCCTTAGTCGCAGTCCTCCGGAGCCCTTTCTTTACCTTGAGCGATCGCCTGCTTTATGAATTACGCTTTCGAGAGAAAAATCAAAAATGCTGGTCTCGTCTAAAAGAGAGTGACCGACCAGAAGTGCAAAAACGGGTTGCAATCCTCAAACAATTGCTCAACAAACGCAATATCCTTACCCCGTCCCAACTTCTCCAACTGGCAGATCGACTCACTGGCTATTCCGCTGTGATCGCCAATCTCCCCCAGGCCACCCGTCGTCTTGCAGATTGGCAGGGCTTTTTAGAACTCTTGCGTTACTTGGAACAGGGCACTGGCGATGTGTTATCTGTTGTTCGCCGTCTACAGCGTTTCCAACGCCATCAAATTAAAATTCCCCGTCCCCCCCTTGAAGCGGCTGATGCCGTTTCTTTAATGACGATCCACGCGGCGAAGGGCTTGGAATGGTCAGTGGTAATTGTGCCAGATCTGACCCGAAAGCTTTCCAATACGAGTGCAGGTATTCTCTTCGACCCAGAATTTGGCGTTGCCCTCAAACAACGGGATGACCAGGGAAAACTGCAAAAATCTGCACTCTTTCAACTCCTTGAAGGCAACCAGAAAGAGCGAGAAAACGCCGAAGCGAAACGGGTTTTGTACGTCGCCCTCACCCGCGCCCGCGATCACCTAATTTTGACCATGCCTAAAGAGAAAGGCGGCGCTTTAGACCTATTGCAGTTGGACCCAGAGAATTTCCCCATCAAAGAAATTTCTCCAGATCTATGCCCTCCAACAGAATCTTGGCAAAAAGACGACAAAAAGCATCATTCTTCCGAATTGCAACCATTGCCTGAGCTACTCCTAGATCCAGCTCGGAGCAATGGCATTGAGTTACCCATGACCGCCCTTACTACCTATGCTCGCTGTCCCCAACGGTTCTATTTTGAACAGATCATCAGGCATCCAGGCTGGCGTGAAGGAGAAAGTAATTATGCCGCTGCCATTGGTTCTTTAACTCATACTGCTTTAGAAAAAAATTATTTAACCATTGAGCAGTTAGATTTCCATAACCAGGAGCCTAAACTGCCCCCTGACAAAGTGGCAGAGGCACTTTCTCTCGCTCACACTTTTCGGACAGACCCGGTATTTGCGACTGTCCAACAGGGTGATCAGGAAGTGGCTTTAGAGCTACATCAAAATCAACTCATCCTCAATGGCCGGGTGGATCTCATTGGTGAAGATTTTGTGCTTGATGTTAAAACAGATGGACAAATAAATCCGGCAGAACACCGTTTCCAACTCTGGGCCTATGCCAGGGCAGCGCAAAAACCAAGGGCTTACATCGCCTACCTGCGCAAGCCTCATCTATATTCTTTTACTCCCCAAGACTTAGAGGCGATCGACCAAGAAGCAAAAACTTTAATGCAGCAAATTATCCAACGAGATTACACGCCTAACCCCGAGACTAAGCACTGTTCCTATTGTGCTTACAGTCAGATTTGCGATGCCGGGAAAGATGTTTTAGCAGAGGGATTAAGATAA